CACGTTTACTGTCGAACGCCTTTGAGTAGCGGACAAGTCTCTTCGGTCTGTGCTGCACCTGTCGGGGTCCTTTATTTCACATATCCCGACATCTTATCACCATAGCAACGCACTACGCTCGACGCTTCACCTAGGCCCCTTATCGATGCTATCACTGCGCACACCTCACTCACCTAACCTATATATCAgtgcgcggcactatatactacacTCCTTTAATAATCTGTACAGGAACCACGTGCTCCCAGTGTATCACCCACTGCTGTACAGCATGTCCCTCTGCTGACTGCACCAGCTCCACCCAGATATGTAAGTTCCAGAGACCCagacttaagtaaaagtacagatACTCTACCAAAGAATGACTTGAGTAGAAGTACAAGTCTTCTTTAAGCACCATACTCAAGTAGAAGTGTTTAAGCCAGCTCCACCAAACCAGTTTAAAATCAGCTGCAGAGCCATACAGCTCTGGCAGCCATACTGGATTTGTAATGGAGGTTCTGCTCCAATGTGTCACATGGTGGAAGGTTTGTCACTTGGTTCATGGCCAGAAACACAACTTAAGGCCACAAAAGGACAAAGAGGACACAGGGATGGGTTCTCTGGAGTCTCTTTACTTAGGTAGGTGGGAGGATGTGGTCTAGAAGAGAACAAACATTAGTTTAAAGCTAAACATATTCCTTTAAGTAGCCTAATATTTACTACAGTCAAATACCCACCAGGCACTgtaagttaaaaataaataattctcCCATTTGCACAAAGCTttaataaaagtaaataataaatcatcatATTCCCAAGCTATACTGGAAACACTTCACATTAACCATAATATACAGAGCAGAACAGGCTTTCTTATTAATACATTATCAATATATCTTCAATTTATAGAATTACACATAGAACCAACATAATGAATATAGCATAAACAGCACTGCTAGCATTGCTAATTAACAACTTGAATGGAGTTCGACAGCATCTCAGCCATTATTAGCTAGCTATCTAAACATGCATTTGGTGCTACATCATGTTCATTCAGTCCTGCCTGGTACTGCACCATGGCTGGAGTAGCTACTCTGCTGCACATGTGTGATATCCTGTATATTTCTAGGTTGCTTTGGatctacaaacaaaaacaatacccAGTGGTGAGCTTTGGTAACAGTTTAATGTGGCGTTCGCTTCCCCACCCTCATAGCATTTCGTATGGTTTCTCCTGCACAGTAAGACAAACGCAGATGACATCAGTTATTTTACTTGTACATACTGtaaggaaaaaaatatgtttcaacaaggttcatttggtcttcacctttttataaCCTTCTGAAGAACACtacaggaagcagtcgaaacatgtcaaggtaaaaaacacacaacactggtctgattaaaaagaataCTTTTAGGTGAGAAAATATGTGGTTCAGCTTGTCTCAACTTTGCTCTGTATCAGGCATGCCTTGAGTAGAAGAAAAGAAACGAGTTAACATAGAGTTAAAGAGTTGTTGTTGAAGCTAGCGCCCTCTGGAAGCAGCATGAGGTAATTATAGATGGTTTAATTGTTTATATCTTTATGCAATGAGAGTTTGGCATGTATGAGTGCATCGTGTTGTTTATCTTGTACATGTGTGAGACTGTAGTGTAGTTTGTTTCACGGTGCTGGTGGTGCTTTCTAACGGCAAGTAAGAGATTTTTTTCAACACAAATCCACAACTACCTGGGCCAATATAACTAGCCCCTTTGAGGAATGTCATCTTTGTTTGGCCATAGTACCTGCCTACCATGCCTGTTATGCAATGATAAGATGTAGTTCATGTTTGAACTGACCTAGTAAACCTTTGAGCCAAGCCAGACTTAAGAATGCTATAGGAACAACCTGGAGACAGATTACACATactggaagtgtgtcatttggtcagatgaaacaaaactagAGCTGTTTGGTCTCAGAATTGTAGCCTGTATTTGGGTCAAATGTTGAAGAAATGCAAAGGTCTGCTCTTCACAGGCCAGGTTTAGGAAGCTTTTGACAAAGTCataaaataaagggaacaaAGGGTATGAGGAGTCACGGTGTCTGGTAAAACGTTTGCAACAGAAAGGAAtaatgagattaaaaaaagcaCTACGAGCTAGAGGACTGTCTAGATTGCAAGTCTGTCCCACATGAACATGGTAGTAGCGGTATGATGTTGTGGATCTTCTGGAACTGAGACTCTTGTCAACACTGGGGAATGTCAATCCAGGCAGTACAAACATGACCTCCCttgtataatttttttttaccttgtcaCTGTTGTCATTGCTGGTCAGCCTATACCAGCTACTGTATGACTTCCACACCAACCAACGCAGTGACTCAACAGGATGGCACTGTACATGTTGATAAAAGTGTCAGTGCAGTCTGGTTATTTTAACCCTGCCTCACTAACAGAGTTGAACTTGTGAATATTTTTTAGATGGATAACTCCTCCTTTAAATGTATCTGCTAACTACAGTCAATGTTTCATGTCCTCTGATTGAAAATCTGGAGATTCTCCAAATAATATGAAGCTAGGCTTCCTCAGGAGATGTGCCTTAAAGTTGCTGAAAAAGTACACCAAGTGACTTAAGGAGACACAACTGCCTTTTAGCATCAATATGTTTCACCTTATTATTTACCTTTTTAACTAGTTTTGGGAAATAAATTAATCTCTGTGTACGAGGTAGAATAATATAAGCTTCATAGATAAAATGTTtggaaatgtgttaaatgtgtttattacaCGTGAAAGTAAATATAGAGAATATGGATAATTGTTATTAATAACAATTAACATCAGCTCATCTtaatgttgttttcatttgtagttctttcatgtattttttttgttgttggttaCGTTGGATTGCACAACTTGTTTTCTCTTGAAACCAGGTTAACACTCCTATCTGTATTGTACAagtaagtaaataaaatatactTTTGACCCTAAGTCTAAGGTCACTGGCAGTAACATTTAGTAGAAGCTTGTTAACATTTAAGAGGTATCGCATCAAAGATTAACTTCCTGTGAGTCTCCATCTATTTCCATCCCAAAGCAGCAAGCTGGTCCTAAAAGAATAAAAGACACAACATGCCTAACACTACAGGCATTCCGTTGCAATGTACTTTTCCCAAAGGCTGATTAGAAATGAGGGagacacatatacagacacttCTGCTTTTCATTTGGTGCTGTTTTTCTGCCTCCTTCTGCGTACATGAGTATTTTACCTTTGGGATGTACTGGAATGCCGACTTAAAGCCAGGGCTCACTGCTCCACTTCAGTTTTGGAGGTCACCATGATCCGTGACCGAATGTGAACAAATCCTCATGGCCACATGACTCCACAAACTTTAGTAGAAAGCAGGGAGCTGATGCAGCAAGTCAAGTTAATGCATAGAACAGGACCCACACATGGATGTAATTTCTAGGCTTTTGTCTCCGGTGTGCATATGAAACACAGAGGATGGAGGCTCTGGCATGAGGGTTTGTCTCCCTCTTGTGATTATactgtgcatgtcatgtgaaaCTGATCTTTGCAGCGCCAAACTTACAGTATGAAAACAGGTTCTAACTTTacagtaaatcattttaatcttttagaatatcatttatatttacagatactggcaaaaaaaatgtaaaactccTATGAGGCCCCTTTAGTCCCAAAGCATCACATGCTACTCACATCTTTCCTAAAAGCAAATAGTTCTCCATGAACACTGTACGCATCACATTTATCCATACTTTGTTGCAATGAGATGACCTCTACTGCTCCTTTTTTACAACATTATTACCTATATAGAATAATGTAAAGCAGTCATCATGCTAGTAAATATTCATTTTATGTCACCATCTGTTagtaaacatatattttgattAACACCTTCTCTACTTCCGCCTCTAATATGAGTTGATAAGTTTACAAAGATAATACTCAGCTAATTTCATGAGAGTTCTGTCCCTGAGCTGGAAGTTCTTCAATAATGCTGCACAGCTGGTGAACACTCTGCTCACAGTTTGAGGTTTCCGGTTATGATGGAGCTGTGGACCTGAGCGGTCAGTGGTGTGTAGCTCTTCACACTGTCGTCAAGGATGTAAAGAGGGTCCTGGATGCGTCCCGTATCAAAACTCTCCTCCACCaacttcatcttcatctgtttaaaAGTTCCTGTCACCTCCACAGCATTCTAGGCAGAAGAACAGCCCGCTTACTGTTTAGGTTTCAGTCATTGGTGAAGTGCAAGTGTGGGTGAAATTACCTGTATCCTTATAAAGCGAGGCCGTGCATATGAAGGCAGGTAGCTCGCCACATGTTTGTATAATTTACTGCCATCAAACTGAAGGCCTTTCTTCACAGTGACAGCTGCCATGCCAATACGTCCTTCATGCCCTGTGCaacagcagacagaagcagattGATTAATTCCTCACAAACTCAATGCCTCTCTTTAATGAAGCCAGATGAAAAACACTTCACAGTATAATAATATACAGGAAATAACAGTCACCTGGCACTTGGACACCGTAAACGTTGGCTTCTTCGAGACAATCACTGATGGTCAGGATGTCGGAGACTTCAGTCGTGGCCACGTTCTCACCCTTCCACCTGTGGGCATGAACAAGTTCCAACTTTATGTCAACTgctatatataaaacaaatataagGCAAATAAATGAGTTAATTTTAAAGTTTCATCAGTTCAAGGACATATTTCAGCCAATAGTCATTCAttcatgtgtgattttttttatttttttttttttttttttttagtcctaTACCTGAATGTGTCACCTACACGAtcctgaaaataaataaaattgtcTTTATCGATCCTCATGAGGTCTCCAGTGTTGAAGTAAAGATCTCCTTTCTTGAGAACATTGCGAagtcttttcctctctgtttgctCTTCGTTTTGGGCGTAGCCGACAAAAGGAGCTATGTCTGTGATCTTTGACACCAACAGTCCTGTCTCACctacaaaagacaaaaaaaaacaaagcctgaAACTCTCATAGTCAAGAATTAAAGTCATCTATACGAGTGCGTCATTCATATGACAGCTGGCGTCAGCCTTCACCTTTGAGTGCCTCCACGCACAGGCCGTTAGCATCTCGAATGGGTTCGTCTCGCTCCGTGTCGTATTTGACAAGAGTGTATGGAAACAGATTCTACAGGAAGGAGTAAAGAGTGTTACAGTATAAACCACTGTCTGCATGCACAAGTTCAGTAAATTTCTGGTTGACAAGTTCATGTACAGGTCAGAACTGTTTAATTATTTGTGCGGAACGTGCCAAAACATCATGTCAAAGAACAGAAGAACTGCTGTGTATGTGAAAATCCTAAAAGATGGCTACAGGAATTTGTAAGCATAGATGAGACTTGGGTCTTTAGtttaaacagctgctgcataCTGTTGACCTAAATACACTATTAGAGGGTCCTtctacactgatctctgagacacaGGAGAAAATCAACAAGATTCAGCATGGGAAGCTGACGGGGAGGGGGGGATTCAAAATGCTATTTTCTACAAATAATGGGGTCTGTATGATCCATAACTTTGTACTCTGTGCCAAACATGAGGCATTTTTTGCACCTTGGGACAAGTATGTGTGGTAAAACTAGTAACACTGAGATGCCTTTACATTTCATGCTTCTTGAATAGAAACATCCTTCCCAGCTGTTCCATCTTCTGACTAACCTAAGTTGTGTTTTAGGGTGATCTCATTCTTACCCGATGCAAAAAGTTGACTCGTCCAATAGCTCCAATTTTCCCCACATAGTTGACAAATCCCACATTCCCCTCAGTGGAGGCGTAAAACTCTCGAACGTGAATGTTGCCAAAGCGATTGAGAAACTCTCTCCATACCTCAGCTCGAACACCATTGCCAATGGCCAGTCTTACTTTGTGATCCTTGTCATTGTCTCTCTGCATTTAAcgaaagaaataaacatgttagcGTTAAAAGGCctaaaatgattttaaactcaCAAGTTATGTTCTTCAATACAGACACCTGCCACCTATAGTAAATTTGGCCCCTAAATATGTTTCTTTGATCATAAAGTTTACTTAATCTACGTCTGTATGCAACCATGTGTCATTAGAAACCTGTCAGCTGGTGGGAATATAATCAAAAATCAGTTCTTTACATCAGTACAGCAATGTATATGAAATGCCATTCTTGATAATGAATATGGCCCTTAAATGCTAGTCCAAGAAGATTTGGTTGCCAAGATTCTTTATATGGTCTTCCTAAGTAAAGGGCAGCATCTATTCCTAGAGGTGACCAGATAAAGACAAACCACCTCCCCTCCCCTTGTGCAGGGTCATGTAGTAAATTGAGAACGCACTTCATGTGATGCAATTAGATACTCTGAATAGCATATGTGTAAGAGTAATGTTTACAGTCctcctaaataaataaatacaaagtccATGAATGTTTATTTGATCTCAAACAGAATTTGGACATTTTGGTGTTTAAATAACCGACTTTCATGTGGCTCCAACCCTACGTATATCGACACAGACAAACTTGAAACTGATAGTTGAGATTTAACGATTTCTATTTTGGTAAGCCAGCTGTGTGACACTGTGGGAATGTACAGATTTGGAAAGTTATAACCAAGTGTCTCCAACATGTGTCCCAACGGCAGCCTGCTGCAGCCGGTTCACTGCACCCTGCCCCTGGCAGCTGTCTCACAGAAGGAATTTTACAGTGTTTAAGCTGGCACAGGACATGTATGGTGCATTCCCAGAgattttgtatgattttatGTTTAAGCTGCCATTGGTGAATGAATTTAGAAAACATGGTGCATTCTCTTATTATGATTTTACCACACAAACaagttttttatgtgtgtgtgaaacagaaatTGGTGGAAACAACATTCTTGCCCATGTTTGACCATGGAGATGTGTCGTGTATGAATGCATCTGCTCACTGCCTTCGTCTGCTGGATAGTGTTTACCACGGGGCACTGAGATTCATCACTAACTGTGGTCCCCTCATTCACCACTGTGTACTCCATTCTAAAGTTGCCGATGCCTCGGTCACTGGTATGTGTCACCAAGGAAACATGGACGTTAAAATCTCCGATCTACAGATGTTCTGCAATTTTGGCTGCAAACTGGATGCTTGGAATAAATTACAATACCAATGTCATCTTTAAGCCCTTGTTACACTGAATGAGGTTAAATCTCTGGTGGAATCACTGCAGTCTACCTTGTCTGTGTGCAAGTTTTCTCCTAATTAGTGCAGTTATGATCTTAATTTAAGGGCCCCTAAGAGTAACCTTATCCTCCTGCCACCCCTTTATTACCACTGGTTAGGTTTCAGCTGAGGGTTTTAACAGTCACATGATCAGGACGCTGCTGCAGAGGCTTTTCATAACACAAAGAGTCTCCAAATGTTCGCATTCATAAAGGTGGCATAGCCATCTTGAATAGgcgtaaaacacatttttacttaATCAACACAGAAATGGTTAAAAAACTATTTTACCTTTGGTGTACTACAGAGGTAACGCATCACCTCTCCTATGTACTGGACAACAGTCACATTGTATTTCCTGCAGTCATCCCAGAACTGAGAGGCAGAAAACTTCCTCTTCAGGATTATGGTTgacccttcaaaataaaacagcaaaaaagaaCAATGGGTCAACTACAGTCAAGTATAACTAGGTCATATCCTAAACTGTGTTAATCTGCCACTTTAACTGCATGTGCCTGCACGCTGTGACTGCTCTGTGTGGTACTGAATGCCTCCACATAACTGTGGAACCCAGGCTGCTTACACAGACATACAATAGGCGTGTGAACTTTGGCCTATTTAGAGAAAAAACAGCTTGAACAGATCTGCTCAGATTACTGGTTCACTGTGATAAAAGGCTCTTTCAGTGCGATTCCACCAGGAGCATGTTGACCAAAAGCAGAGGAAGAGCACAGGGGGGGATCACTTTCTGGAGCGTGTCCAAAAGACACACGTTCGGGTTGTGATTTTGCATTAGTAGCATGATTGGTACAGTGAGGGACTCTCAAGGAGATGCATTATTTGAAGTTAAAATGAACAGGAAGCCAGgggtttgtttatttgaatatactataaacaaacacatgatcCATCCCTTTTAAAATGATCTAATTTGAGGACACTGTCTGCAGTATGTCAGTGATTTGTGACAACACTCTATACTGTAATGTGACTGTTTGCTTACAGAATCAAAGCACTGTCATCATCAATGCAGCGTTCTGATGTCTCCAGCAAAATTCTGGCTAATCCAAAATGCCCAAAGATGTAGGACTACAGACAGCCAGGTACACATGTGTTATTCATAGTGTCTATACcagttctacaccttcatccaACACCAAGATGGAGAGTGTGATTTTGCTTCCCGAAAGCGGCACAGCTTGGCCCTAACCTGTACTGATGCTACAATGCAGAGGTCACATGACTATGGGGTCCATTTATCTTGTATAGTTTCTGTTCAGGCAGATCAATCATTGCCTCACCTGTCTCAATGGAGCCAATAAAGCCAATTAGAAATCCAGCTGTGTGGTAAAGAGGTAGGTTGACGTAGATGATGTCACTTGGCAGCACACCGTTTGAAGACAGAATGGCCAGAGCTGTTAGGAGGCGGTTCTGGTTGACCACAGCTGCCTTTGGAAGACCTGAGATACAACAAGACAGAAAGTTTGAAAACTTCAGGAGGAAGTTTGATGTGAGGGCTTCTACAGCCAGCCCAGCACCTGTAGTTCCAGAGGTGTAGATATAAACCGCAGGGCTGTTGAAGGTGATGTGTGATCTGAGGGAGCGGGGGAGCGAGGTGTCTGACGCTTCATCCACTTTATCAGTGAAGGCCTCTATTCCAGGTGTGTCACAGTGTTTGGCCATCAGCAGGACAGTGACACCCTGCTCCATCAGCGAGGGCAGCACATCCTCCACTGCTTCCTTCAGCTCTGCAGAGGCACACACAGTACATAAGTGCAAGATTTAGATCATACAGCTTcatcacacacatgtacacacagttaCTACCTGAAGCTGCTATCAGCACTTTTGCCTTGCAGCAGTTAAAGCAGTGCAGCAGGGACTTGGTGCGGATGTTGTGATTGAGCAGAGCCACAGGAGAGCCTAGTTTTGCCAAGGCCAGCCAGGTAAACACGAAGGCGGGCTCATTCCCCATGAAAAGTGCCACGGTGTCCCCTGCTTTGTAATCGGGGAGAGTCTGGAGCGCGTTGGCAATCTTGTTGCTCCTTGTATCTGTGTACGTGTACGTGTAGCTTTCTTTTTCAAACACCACAAAGGGCTTGTCTGGGTGCGCAGCGGTCTGCTCCAAGAAACGGTCCAAAACGAAGAAGAAAGGTCTCCTCCTTCGCCTCGCCACAAACCTCACCAAAATGCGCAACAGATCCCCGAAATAAAGAAAATCCATCCAGACGTAAGGGGAAAAAGTTTTCAGTGCGATCGGTAGGATGAAGATACTGGctaaaatgaacgaaatgaaaTAAATCTCCATAGTTAACTCACTTTTGAAAGCATGTAAaaatgtgcagcagctgctgaaaaaTGGGGAATGTTGCAAATAAGGAGTTTGGCAGTGGGGCGGAGCATTTTCTCAAAGGTCTGTTAAGATCACAGAGAATGTGGAAGAGTTGGGAAAACTGACGTTTTCAGCATGACATTATTAAAAGAGACTAAAACAAGTTGTAAAAATCTAGCAGGAATATTAATAACAAACAAATGAGAGAGAAATGAGAGGGTTAAAGAAAAATAGGACACATTTTTTCACAGTAAAGGTCAGGCAGATTCAGATGAAGCTATTTGAGGTTTTAAGGATGTAAACAACTCTGCAGCTTAATTGTCTGGGGTCACTTGGTGCAGTAGGCGGAGTTTGGCATGCCAGGCAAGTCAAAGAAAACTGACTGACAGGGAAACAAACTGGACTGTTGTTTGGTATTTATCCAGTCACATTTGACTCTTTGAAGAGGCCTAGAACTACCATCATACAAATAGAAATGCATAAGAGGACTAGAAGAGGGGGAAAAACTGTTCCATTAATTGTACCAAAATAACAGTAACATtacaaatgtatatttttacatttatattgttGGTTTTATCTGCAacattgtgttttatatgttaTGTATAGGTTCCACTTTTATACAATACATTTATCCCTTCTCACTTTTTGCCAGTGGGAATATGaccagtgtgtgtatttgtactgTGAACTgataaatccacacacacacacacacaaacaaagctccTCTATATGTTCTTTGAGTTTCACATTCCTGCAGGTGGCAGTCTTTTCTTGGTTTGCTCTTCACTTTTTATTCTTTGCATTTCTGACACTGCATTTATTGCAAAGCAAAgcacatcactgctgctgtagaTGGCTCAGTGTGTTTCTTCAATGACTCTGTCAAAGGCTCTGTTGATAAGGTAGAAAGTGTCAATAAGATGTAGTTCAGTTTGCACAGTTTTTTTGCAACCAGTGTGCTGCTGTTGGTGTCTTTTGataacttcttcttctttgtaaatttacacacaaaaacatttatgtTGCTAAACCCAATACACTTGGAATGTGTTTCCTTCTTTTGGAGGCAGTCTGACTGATATTTAAGGTTGCGGGGTGTTCCTTGTACAAGTCAGTATGGACCTTCAGAAAGTGGTCCACAGTGATTATGTCATCACCAGTGTTTAAATCTTAGGAAAGAGGGATGGTCCAAAGTTTCAtctatggtaaaaaaaaaaaagaaaaaaaaagatgattttcAATTGACAAGTTATTGTTCATTCAGGCCAAAGTAGTAGCCTTCTACCATGGATCTTATCTTCCAGGCTCTCTGCCACGTTTAAAATCGACAGGCCACTTCTTTAGCGTAATGTAAGAAGGAGAACATTGACCATCTGATACCACCATGTCCTTTCCTCATAGTGAACAGTTATTGAGACCGAGGCAGAGGATGGCTGCGCACAGAGCCGGCTCTTGGCATAGGGGACATAGGCAATCGCCGagggcgccacctgctggagctTGCGCTGCTGCAGGCAGATTGAGATTTTGCAAAATTTGTAAATCCCGCGGGTTACGCGATTATGTTTGAGTCAGAAAAGGCTGAGCAGAGCATGGAGAGTGGTAAGGAGTCAACAGCTGCGACTGAAAATAGGAAAGATGGTCAATAGACCTACAAAGTCAAGGCTGCTGACATGTAGGCTACAAGACAAGACTGATCTGCGCTGGTAGGGAGGTACAACGTGTAAGTCACCCGTCAGTGtttaatcacaacacacacaaaagtatcTAAATACTGACAACatgctctgaagctgcaacaCGTAGACAATGAATGGAAGGTGTGAACAGGATGTCTTCCACTAGTGGGTCTGTGTGCGCTAAAGCTGCACATGGTGCACATTAACATGGAAATACAGTGTGTTGATGAATGATGTTCTCTTTGAGACTGCTGCACTGACAGATGATGTTGCTGAAGGCATCCTCAGCACATGTGCAGCGAACCTTGAGGTTTTTTTGTAATATCAGTCACTGAGGTTTGCCAGTTGTGAAATTCCTGTGAGCAGTTCAGCATGTGGTGTTCCAGCCCGCACAGACCTGTCTATATCTTCGATTATGTCATCTCCTTGTAACTTTTCTCTGCAGAAAAGGTGCAGAATTCAAAACATGTGTCAGTCGTGttataataacacattttgTCCGgtgcaaaaaaatgtaaatctgcatttttattttagttacATATGTGATTCGTGCGTAATTGATAAGAATTTGCTGGCGTCAGGGATtgtgtttcagattttttttttccctccggTCACGTTGCCCCACAACATGAAAACGACCAATGGTCTCAGAGACACGTACACCCACTGCTATAAAGTTGGCCGCGCTGCTGAGGCGTCTTCATTCATGAGCACACTGAGAGGTGGATCCTGCGCTGCCGTTTGCGGTCACTGACACACTCACTATTACTTTGGACAATGCTGCGAGTCAGATGTCTGAGAGGAGGTAGCAGGGGGGCCGAGGCTGCCCATCTGATCGGAGCCATGGTTGGTattatggtgttttttttaatgtcttttcgtttttttttctttttcagatatttttagaataaaatataaacatagtGTTTAAAAGCACACGTGAATAAAGGAAATTTTCTTCCATGGAGCTGCTTTATTTGATATAATTGATTTACTGATTGACAAACACTGATTAAACAAGTTGTGGTCCAATGATTTTTCTTTGTAGCAGCTTTCCttttcccccccccctctgggTTCTGAGTGACAGCGAACAGCTGTTTGGCACAGACGCACTCTCAAACCCGATGACACTGGAGCCGGCACTGAGCCACCAGACAACGCCTCTCTGGGAAGATAACGCTTCTTAGTGTACTTTGGCACAAAATCATTTGCCTTACTGTAGGCACTGTATGTCTGATAGGATTGTttcagtagttttttttaatatatgaaGTTATTTATTCGAGGATTTCACTTTGGAtgcactaaaatcaaatgaaaacaaacaatacataaGTTGTGTTTATGTATATGCATTGCTTTTGacatcatttctgtgtgttgtttttgtgtaaatgtaAGGGTCCTTTCTTTGCTGCagaatatttatgtttttgtttgttgttgttgttgttgttttaaatccATTGTTTTCCTCTCCAGATTGGCCGGTCAGTTGCTGGATGGGTGCAGAGAGCCTTCCAGAGCACTTcgagtgcagcagcagctgcacagacacaacatgCAGTCGAAGAGGAAAGTGTTACTGAGCCTGCACGGCAGGAATGTCCAGTCTGCAGCTACAACGAATGGGACCCCCTGGAGGAGGTGATTGTGGGTCGAGCTGAAAATGCCCATGTGCCTCCGTTCACTGTGGAAGTGAAAGTAAGTTCACACACTCTTGAGTAATCATTCTTCTGAAAAGGTGAGATGAGACCATCCATATTAACCACATTGTCTGCCACTAAACAGGCTAACACATATGAGAAGTATTGGCCCTTCTACCAGAAACATGGGGGCCAGTCTTTTCCTGCGGACCACTTAAAAAAAGCTGTTGCTGAGGTTGAGGAAATGTGCAATATACTGCGCCACGAGGGCGTCATCGTGAGGAGGCCAGAGCCTATCGACTGGTCTATGGAATATAAAACTCCAGACTTCACATCAACAGgtacaaaaacacaagcatTAACTGTGGACTGTTTTATGAAAtactgagtctgtgtgtgtgaatctgtggcAGGTATGTACGCTGCCATGCCCCGAGACATCCTGTTGGTTGTGGGAAATGAGATTATTGAGGCTCCGATGGCCTGGAGGGCTCGCTTCTTTGAGTACCGGGCTTACAGACCCTTGATcaaggagtacttcaggaagggTGCTAAGTGGACCACTGCTCCCAAACCCACCATGGCCGATGAGCTGTATGATCAGGTGAGGCATTATCTTGTGAAACACAGCTTGAAGCGTCACGTTGAGTGTTGAAGGACTCCAGGGTTAGAAGGGtcaggtttgtgtgtttaggtTCTTCATATCACCTCAGAGCTCTTTGCCCCGCGCTGTTTATTGCGCTGTGTGTGGAAACAGACTACACCTCACTGCTTAATTGCTGCA
This portion of the Parambassis ranga chromosome 3, fParRan2.1, whole genome shotgun sequence genome encodes:
- the LOC114433709 gene encoding very long-chain acyl-CoA synthetase; this encodes MEIYFISFILASIFILPIALKTFSPYVWMDFLYFGDLLRILVRFVARRRRRPFFFVLDRFLEQTAAHPDKPFVVFEKESYTYTYTDTRSNKIANALQTLPDYKAGDTVALFMGNEPAFVFTWLALAKLGSPVALLNHNIRTKSLLHCFNCCKAKVLIAASELKEAVEDVLPSLMEQGVTVLLMAKHCDTPGIEAFTDKVDEASDTSLPRSLRSHITFNSPAVYIYTSGTTGLPKAAVVNQNRLLTALAILSSNGVLPSDIIYVNLPLYHTAGFLIGFIGSIETGSTIILKRKFSASQFWDDCRKYNVTVVQYIGEVMRYLCSTPKRDNDKDHKVRLAIGNGVRAEVWREFLNRFGNIHVREFYASTEGNVGFVNYVGKIGAIGRVNFLHRNLFPYTLVKYDTERDEPIRDANGLCVEALKGETGLLVSKITDIAPFVGYAQNEEQTERKRLRNVLKKGDLYFNTGDLMRIDKDNFIYFQDRVGDTFRWKGENVATTEVSDILTISDCLEEANVYGVQVPGHEGRIGMAAVTVKKGLQFDGSKLYKHVASYLPSYARPRFIRIQNAVEVTGTFKQMKMKLVEESFDTGRIQDPLYILDDSVKSYTPLTAQVHSSIITGNLKL
- the gatm gene encoding glycine amidinotransferase, mitochondrial; protein product: MLRVRCLRGGSRGAEAAHLIGAMIGRSVAGWVQRAFQSTSSAAAAAQTQHAVEEESVTEPARQECPVCSYNEWDPLEEVIVGRAENAHVPPFTVEVKANTYEKYWPFYQKHGGQSFPADHLKKAVAEVEEMCNILRHEGVIVRRPEPIDWSMEYKTPDFTSTGMYAAMPRDILLVVGNEIIEAPMAWRARFFEYRAYRPLIKEYFRKGAKWTTAPKPTMADELYDQDYPIRTVEDRHKLAAQGKFVTTEHEPCFDAADFIRAGRDLFVQRSQVTNYMGIEWMRRHLAPDYNIHIISFKDPNPMHIDATFNIIGPGLVLSNPDRPCRQVDMFKKAGWTIVKPPTPLIPDDHPLWMSSKWLSMNVLMLDEKRVMVDANESTIQKMFESLGIKTIKVNIRHANSLGGGFHCWTTDVRRRGTLQSYFD